The following proteins are encoded in a genomic region of Opisthocomus hoazin isolate bOpiHoa1 chromosome 4, bOpiHoa1.hap1, whole genome shotgun sequence:
- the ILKAP gene encoding integrin-linked kinase-associated serine/threonine phosphatase 2C isoform X3 produces MDLFGDLPEPGSSAAGKEAQKGPLLFDDLPPAGSADSDKGGSFLFDDLPPASSGDTASSATEQVSPAGSHGKGEKRKSLEEEEKNGREELVEKKVCKGSVGILGLKGYVAERKGEREDMQDAHVILNDITEECQPLPSQITRVSYFAVFDGHGGVRASKFAAQNLHQNLIKKFPKGEVVSVEKTVKRCLLDTFKHTDEEFLKQASSQKPAWKDGSTATCVLAVDNILYIANLGDSRAILCRYNEESQKHAALSLSKEHNPTQYEERMRIQKAGGNVRDGRVLGVLEVSRSIGDGQYKRCGVISVPDIKRCQLTHNDRFILIACDGLFKVFTPEEAVNFIVSCLEDKNIQTREGKLEADARYEAACNRLANKAVQRGSADNVTVMVVRIEH; encoded by the exons ATGGATCTGTTCGGGGACCTCCCTGAGCCCGGCTCCTCGGCGGCTG GGAAGGAAGCCCAGAAAGGGCCTCTGCTCTTTGACGATCTCCCACCAGCCGGCAGTGCTGACTCAG ACAAAGGAGGCTCTTTCCTCTTTGATGATCTTCCACCAGCCAGCAGTGGTGACACAG cttCCAGTGCTACCGAGCAGGTCTCACCAGCAGGGAGCCACGggaaaggggagaagagaaagtccttggaggaggaagagaagaatgGCAGGGAAGAACTTGTGGAAAAGAAAGTTTGTAAAG GGTCAGTGGGCATTCTTGGATTGAAGGGTTATGTGGCAGAGAGGAAAGGTGAAAGAGAAGACATGCAGGATGCACATGTCATCTTAAATGATATCACCGAGGAATGCCAGCCTCTGCCCTCCCAAAT CACACGTGTCTCGTACTTTGCTGTTTTTGATGGCCACGGGGGAGTCCGAGCCTCAAAATTTGCAGCACAGAATCTGCACCAAAACCTGATTAAGAAATTTCCTAAAG GTGAGGTAGTCAGCGTGGAGAAAACTGTGAAGAGATGTCTTTTGGACACCTTCAAGCACACAGATGAAGAGTTTCTAAAGCAGGCATCCAGCCA GAAACCAGCATGGAAAGATGGCTCCACAGCTACTTGTGTCTTAGCTGTTGACAATATTCTCTACATAGCCAACCTCGGGGACAGCCGG GCGATTCTGTGTCGTTATAATGAAGAGAGTCAGAAACACGCAGCCTTAAGCCTCAGTAAGGAGCACAACCCCACCCAATATGAGGAGCGTATGCGGATACAGAAAGCTGGGGGAAATGTCAG AGACGGAAGAGTCCTAGGAGTGCTGGAGGTTTCCCGCTCCATTGGGGATGGCCAGTACAAACGCTGTGGTGTTATCTCCGTGCCAGATATCAAACGCTGCCAACTCACGCACAACGACAG GTTCATTCTGATAGCGTGTGATGGCCTCTTTAAAGTCTTTACACCAGAAGAAGCTGTGAACTTCATTGTGTCCTGCTTGGAG GATAAGAACATCCAGACGAGAGAAGGGAAGCTAGAAGCAGATGCTAGATACGAAGCTGCGTGCAACAGACTAGCCAACAAGGCAGTACAGCGAGGGTCGGCAGACAACGTCACGGTCATGGTGGTCCGGATAGAGCACTGA
- the ILKAP gene encoding integrin-linked kinase-associated serine/threonine phosphatase 2C isoform X2 — MDLFGDLPEPGSSAAGKEAQKGPLLFDDLPPAGSADSDKGGSFLFDDLPPASSGDTASSATEQVSPAGSHGKGEKRKSLEEEEKNGREELVEKKVQCHVLPPPPLPILKVPDVLLQDGGHTSLQCQGSVGILGLKGYVAERKGEREDMQDAHVILNDITEECQPLPSQITRVSYFAVFDGHGGVRASKFAAQNLHQNLIKKFPKGEVVSVEKTVKRCLLDTFKHTDEEFLKQASSQKPAWKDGSTATCVLAVDNILYIANLGDSRAILCRYNEESQKHAALSLSKEHNPTQYEERMRIQKAGGNVRDGRVLGVLEVSRSIGDGQYKRCGVISVPDIKRCQLTHNDRFILIACDGLFKVFTPEEAVNFIVSCLEDKNIQTREGKLEADARYEAACNRLANKAVQRGSADNVTVMVVRIEH; from the exons ATGGATCTGTTCGGGGACCTCCCTGAGCCCGGCTCCTCGGCGGCTG GGAAGGAAGCCCAGAAAGGGCCTCTGCTCTTTGACGATCTCCCACCAGCCGGCAGTGCTGACTCAG ACAAAGGAGGCTCTTTCCTCTTTGATGATCTTCCACCAGCCAGCAGTGGTGACACAG cttCCAGTGCTACCGAGCAGGTCTCACCAGCAGGGAGCCACGggaaaggggagaagagaaagtccttggaggaggaagagaagaatgGCAGGGAAGAACTTGTGGAAAAGAAA GTTCAGTGCCACGTGCttcccccgcctcccctccccatTTTG AAGGTGCCAGATGTTTTGTTGCAGGACGGGGGCCATACTTCGCTGCAGTGCCAGG GGTCAGTGGGCATTCTTGGATTGAAGGGTTATGTGGCAGAGAGGAAAGGTGAAAGAGAAGACATGCAGGATGCACATGTCATCTTAAATGATATCACCGAGGAATGCCAGCCTCTGCCCTCCCAAAT CACACGTGTCTCGTACTTTGCTGTTTTTGATGGCCACGGGGGAGTCCGAGCCTCAAAATTTGCAGCACAGAATCTGCACCAAAACCTGATTAAGAAATTTCCTAAAG GTGAGGTAGTCAGCGTGGAGAAAACTGTGAAGAGATGTCTTTTGGACACCTTCAAGCACACAGATGAAGAGTTTCTAAAGCAGGCATCCAGCCA GAAACCAGCATGGAAAGATGGCTCCACAGCTACTTGTGTCTTAGCTGTTGACAATATTCTCTACATAGCCAACCTCGGGGACAGCCGG GCGATTCTGTGTCGTTATAATGAAGAGAGTCAGAAACACGCAGCCTTAAGCCTCAGTAAGGAGCACAACCCCACCCAATATGAGGAGCGTATGCGGATACAGAAAGCTGGGGGAAATGTCAG AGACGGAAGAGTCCTAGGAGTGCTGGAGGTTTCCCGCTCCATTGGGGATGGCCAGTACAAACGCTGTGGTGTTATCTCCGTGCCAGATATCAAACGCTGCCAACTCACGCACAACGACAG GTTCATTCTGATAGCGTGTGATGGCCTCTTTAAAGTCTTTACACCAGAAGAAGCTGTGAACTTCATTGTGTCCTGCTTGGAG GATAAGAACATCCAGACGAGAGAAGGGAAGCTAGAAGCAGATGCTAGATACGAAGCTGCGTGCAACAGACTAGCCAACAAGGCAGTACAGCGAGGGTCGGCAGACAACGTCACGGTCATGGTGGTCCGGATAGAGCACTGA
- the ILKAP gene encoding integrin-linked kinase-associated serine/threonine phosphatase 2C isoform X4: MDLFGDLPEPGSSAAGKEAQKGPLLFDDLPPAGSADSDKGGSFLFDDLPPASSGDTASSATEQVSPAGSHGKGEKRKSLEEEEKNGREELVEKKVWSVGILGLKGYVAERKGEREDMQDAHVILNDITEECQPLPSQITRVSYFAVFDGHGGVRASKFAAQNLHQNLIKKFPKGEVVSVEKTVKRCLLDTFKHTDEEFLKQASSQKPAWKDGSTATCVLAVDNILYIANLGDSRAILCRYNEESQKHAALSLSKEHNPTQYEERMRIQKAGGNVRDGRVLGVLEVSRSIGDGQYKRCGVISVPDIKRCQLTHNDRFILIACDGLFKVFTPEEAVNFIVSCLEDKNIQTREGKLEADARYEAACNRLANKAVQRGSADNVTVMVVRIEH, translated from the exons ATGGATCTGTTCGGGGACCTCCCTGAGCCCGGCTCCTCGGCGGCTG GGAAGGAAGCCCAGAAAGGGCCTCTGCTCTTTGACGATCTCCCACCAGCCGGCAGTGCTGACTCAG ACAAAGGAGGCTCTTTCCTCTTTGATGATCTTCCACCAGCCAGCAGTGGTGACACAG cttCCAGTGCTACCGAGCAGGTCTCACCAGCAGGGAGCCACGggaaaggggagaagagaaagtccttggaggaggaagagaagaatgGCAGGGAAGAACTTGTGGAAAAGAAAGTTT GGTCAGTGGGCATTCTTGGATTGAAGGGTTATGTGGCAGAGAGGAAAGGTGAAAGAGAAGACATGCAGGATGCACATGTCATCTTAAATGATATCACCGAGGAATGCCAGCCTCTGCCCTCCCAAAT CACACGTGTCTCGTACTTTGCTGTTTTTGATGGCCACGGGGGAGTCCGAGCCTCAAAATTTGCAGCACAGAATCTGCACCAAAACCTGATTAAGAAATTTCCTAAAG GTGAGGTAGTCAGCGTGGAGAAAACTGTGAAGAGATGTCTTTTGGACACCTTCAAGCACACAGATGAAGAGTTTCTAAAGCAGGCATCCAGCCA GAAACCAGCATGGAAAGATGGCTCCACAGCTACTTGTGTCTTAGCTGTTGACAATATTCTCTACATAGCCAACCTCGGGGACAGCCGG GCGATTCTGTGTCGTTATAATGAAGAGAGTCAGAAACACGCAGCCTTAAGCCTCAGTAAGGAGCACAACCCCACCCAATATGAGGAGCGTATGCGGATACAGAAAGCTGGGGGAAATGTCAG AGACGGAAGAGTCCTAGGAGTGCTGGAGGTTTCCCGCTCCATTGGGGATGGCCAGTACAAACGCTGTGGTGTTATCTCCGTGCCAGATATCAAACGCTGCCAACTCACGCACAACGACAG GTTCATTCTGATAGCGTGTGATGGCCTCTTTAAAGTCTTTACACCAGAAGAAGCTGTGAACTTCATTGTGTCCTGCTTGGAG GATAAGAACATCCAGACGAGAGAAGGGAAGCTAGAAGCAGATGCTAGATACGAAGCTGCGTGCAACAGACTAGCCAACAAGGCAGTACAGCGAGGGTCGGCAGACAACGTCACGGTCATGGTGGTCCGGATAGAGCACTGA
- the KLHL30 gene encoding kelch-like protein 30 isoform X2, protein MVRNVDDYDFCLPSHAQGVLEGLQRLRANPKLADVTLVAGGQEFPCHRGVLALCSHYFYAMFSGDFAESIAARVELKEVDSGALQTLLDFAYTGKVTINQGNVEGLMRTSSQLHFPTIQKVCSRYLRQQMDATNCLGICEFGESHGCPEVSSKAWSFLQENFEAVSQQEEFLQLSKERLAIYLSHDQLQVQEEQSLAEAVLRWVRHDPGPRAQFLPELLELAHLVSLPDQYLQNLLATEPLIRDSDASKALVARSRATGQSDAGTQKKPATPPQKLEEVLVVVGGRVLEESEDEDGGLQMPATTRNFAFYNPKSRRWMALPDFPDYNKWGFSLVALNNDVYVTGGSRGSQNDTWSTTQAWRFCLRDSTWKPIASMLRARTNHTSAVLNGEIYVIGGTTVDVVEVERYDPYNKSWCATSPALKYVSNFAATSCLGKLYLVGSCAVKYNALTLQCYNPVQDLWSVITSPFIPKYLSAPRCATLHGLIYLIGDNTKKVHVYNPEANIWQKVQLLHTLHENGGMVPLGDRLFVTGGHWKGMDGDYRVEMEVYDCAKDLWTREGSLPCLWLFHSSSSIFMDTSKWTEAFRSDHGW, encoded by the exons ATGGTGAGGAACGTGGACGACTACGACTTCTGCCTGCCTTCGCACGCCCAGGgtgtgctggaggggctgcagcggCTGCGCGCCAACCCCAAACTGGCAGACGTGACGCTGGTGGCAGGCGGGCAGGAGTTCCCCTGCCACCGTGGCGTCCTGGCCCTCTGCAGCCACTACTTCTATGCCATGTTCTCCGGCGACTTCGCCGAGAGCATCGCAGCACGGGTGGAGCTGAAGGAGGTGGACTCCGGCGCCCTGCAGACGCTGCTCGACTTCGCCTACACAGGGAAGGTCACCATCAACCAGGGTAACGTGGAGGGGCTGATGCggacctccagccagctccaCTTCCCCACTATCCAGAAGGTTTGCAGCCGCTACCTCCGGCAGCAGATGGATGCCACCAACTGCCTAGGTATCTGCGAGTTCGGTGAGAGCCACGGCTGCCCTGAGGTCTCTTCCAAGGCCTGGTCTTTCTTGCAGGAGAACTTTGAAGCTGTCTCTCAGCAGGAGGAGTTCCTCCAGCTCTCCAAGGAGAGGTTGGCCATCTACCTCTCTCACGACCAGCtgcaggtgcaggaggagcagagcctggctgaGGCCGTGCTGCGCTGGGTACGCCACGACCCAGGGCCCCGAGCCCAGTTCCTGCccgagctgctggagctggcccACCTCGTCTCGCTGCCTGACCAGTACCTGCAGAACCTGCTTGCCACTGAGCCCCTCATCCGTGACTCAGATGCCAGCAAGGCTCTTGTTGCCCGATCTCGTGCCACG GGGCAGAGTGATGCTGGTACCCAGAAGAAACCCGCGACCCCACCACAGAAGCTGGaggaggtgctggtggtggtTGGTGGCCGTGTGCTGGAGGAGagcgaggatgaggatgggggaCTGCAGATGCCGGCCACCACCAGGAACTTCGCCTTCTACAACCCCAAAAGCA GGCGTTGGATGGCTCTTCCCGACTTCCCTGATTACAACAAATGGGGCTTTTCCCTGGTGGCTCTGAACAATGACGTGTATGTCACAG GTGGCTCCCGGGGGTCCCAGAACGACACGTGGTCAACGACCCAGGCCTGGCGCTTCTGCCTCAGGGACAGCACCTGGAAGCCCATTGCTTCCATGCTGAGAGCCCGGACAAACCACACCAGCGCTGTCCTGAATGGCGAGATCTATGTCATTGGGG GGACAACAGTGGACGTGGTGGAGGTGGAGCGCTACGACCCCTACAACAAGAGCTGGTGTGCCACCAGCCCAGCCCTCAAGTATGTGAGCAATTTTGCAGCCACCAGCTGCTTGGGCAAGCTCTACCTGGTGGGCTCCTGTGCCGTCAAGTACAACGCGCTCACCCTGCAGTGCTACAACCCTGTCCAAG ATTTGTGGAGTGTGATCACGTCCCCCTTCATCCCCAAGTACCTCTCGGCCCCGCGCTGTGCCACCCTCCACGGGCTCATCTACCTCATCGGGGACAACACGAAGAAGGTCCACGTGTACAACCCAGAGGCCAACATCTGGCAGAAG GTGCAGCTCCTGCACACACTCCATGAGAACGGCGGGATGGTGCCGCTGGGCGACCGGCTCTTTGTCACCGGTGGCCACTGGAAGGGCATGGACGGGGACTACCGGGTGGAGATGGAGGTGTACGACTGCGCCAAGGACCTCTGGACACGGgagggctccctgccctgcctctggctcttccacagctcctcctccatCTTCATGGACACGTCCAAGTGGACAGAGGCTTTCCGCAGTGACCATGGGTGGTAG
- the ILKAP gene encoding integrin-linked kinase-associated serine/threonine phosphatase 2C isoform X1 has product MDLFGDLPEPGSSAAGKEAQKGPLLFDDLPPAGSADSDKGGSFLFDDLPPASSGDTASSATEQVSPAGSHGKGEKRKSLEEEEKNGREELVEKKVQCHVLPPPPLPILQKVPDVLLQDGGHTSLQCQGSVGILGLKGYVAERKGEREDMQDAHVILNDITEECQPLPSQITRVSYFAVFDGHGGVRASKFAAQNLHQNLIKKFPKGEVVSVEKTVKRCLLDTFKHTDEEFLKQASSQKPAWKDGSTATCVLAVDNILYIANLGDSRAILCRYNEESQKHAALSLSKEHNPTQYEERMRIQKAGGNVRDGRVLGVLEVSRSIGDGQYKRCGVISVPDIKRCQLTHNDRFILIACDGLFKVFTPEEAVNFIVSCLEDKNIQTREGKLEADARYEAACNRLANKAVQRGSADNVTVMVVRIEH; this is encoded by the exons ATGGATCTGTTCGGGGACCTCCCTGAGCCCGGCTCCTCGGCGGCTG GGAAGGAAGCCCAGAAAGGGCCTCTGCTCTTTGACGATCTCCCACCAGCCGGCAGTGCTGACTCAG ACAAAGGAGGCTCTTTCCTCTTTGATGATCTTCCACCAGCCAGCAGTGGTGACACAG cttCCAGTGCTACCGAGCAGGTCTCACCAGCAGGGAGCCACGggaaaggggagaagagaaagtccttggaggaggaagagaagaatgGCAGGGAAGAACTTGTGGAAAAGAAA GTTCAGTGCCACGTGCttcccccgcctcccctccccatTTTG CAGAAGGTGCCAGATGTTTTGTTGCAGGACGGGGGCCATACTTCGCTGCAGTGCCAGG GGTCAGTGGGCATTCTTGGATTGAAGGGTTATGTGGCAGAGAGGAAAGGTGAAAGAGAAGACATGCAGGATGCACATGTCATCTTAAATGATATCACCGAGGAATGCCAGCCTCTGCCCTCCCAAAT CACACGTGTCTCGTACTTTGCTGTTTTTGATGGCCACGGGGGAGTCCGAGCCTCAAAATTTGCAGCACAGAATCTGCACCAAAACCTGATTAAGAAATTTCCTAAAG GTGAGGTAGTCAGCGTGGAGAAAACTGTGAAGAGATGTCTTTTGGACACCTTCAAGCACACAGATGAAGAGTTTCTAAAGCAGGCATCCAGCCA GAAACCAGCATGGAAAGATGGCTCCACAGCTACTTGTGTCTTAGCTGTTGACAATATTCTCTACATAGCCAACCTCGGGGACAGCCGG GCGATTCTGTGTCGTTATAATGAAGAGAGTCAGAAACACGCAGCCTTAAGCCTCAGTAAGGAGCACAACCCCACCCAATATGAGGAGCGTATGCGGATACAGAAAGCTGGGGGAAATGTCAG AGACGGAAGAGTCCTAGGAGTGCTGGAGGTTTCCCGCTCCATTGGGGATGGCCAGTACAAACGCTGTGGTGTTATCTCCGTGCCAGATATCAAACGCTGCCAACTCACGCACAACGACAG GTTCATTCTGATAGCGTGTGATGGCCTCTTTAAAGTCTTTACACCAGAAGAAGCTGTGAACTTCATTGTGTCCTGCTTGGAG GATAAGAACATCCAGACGAGAGAAGGGAAGCTAGAAGCAGATGCTAGATACGAAGCTGCGTGCAACAGACTAGCCAACAAGGCAGTACAGCGAGGGTCGGCAGACAACGTCACGGTCATGGTGGTCCGGATAGAGCACTGA
- the ERFE gene encoding erythroferrone, whose product MRLRELCLALLCAAAGTGTPGAARERPAGPGAAAGRAAEARRGGPGPAAPRAGGVEPRQAWMLLAASPGPGSGGRARGRPGAIRDGAGTGTAAVPAGGRSPGKPVPAASQGGAPGAAPARPGAPAALEELLRELQLLLKGMAKTCRKAWEGCEEEKERGEGNPQARSHHHVEAAFYCRTRENISVEQRARQELRLYYIPESKEMFHRGSGLNLTSGQYTAPVAGYYSFTATLHMVRSEQRRKGQPSSGNRLQVLICVQSRCQHNSNLETVSWLESGGDLFTVSVTGVLYLQAGQYASVFVDNSAGSPLTVQSGSDFSAVLLGV is encoded by the exons ATGCGGCTGCGGGAGCTGTGCCTGGCGCTCCTTTGCGCCGCCGCCGGGACCGGCACCCCGGGGGCGGCCCGGGAGCGGCCGGCGGGCCCGGGAGCAgccgcggggagggcggcggaggcgcgacgcggggggccggggccggccgccccccgggccgggggcgtGGAACCCCGCCAGGCGTGGATGCTGCTGGCCGCGAGccccgggccggggagcggcggccgggcccggggcaggcCGGGCGCGATACGGGATGGGGCGGGGACGGGCACAGCAGCGGTCCCGGCCGGTGGCCGGTCCCCGGGAAAACCGGTCCCGGCTGCCTCGCAAGGCGGAGCGCCAGgtgctgccccggcccggcccggggcccccGCCGCGCTGGAagagctgctgagggagctgcagctcctgctgaaaG GCATGGCAAAGACGTGCAGGAAGGCCTGGGAAGGGTGTGAGGAAGAGAAGGAACGCGGTGAAGGCAACCCGCAGGCCAGGTCCCATCATCACGTGGAAGCAGCCTTCTACTGCCGGACACGTGAAAACATCTCCGTCGAGCAGAGAGCACGGCAGGAGTTGCGGCTCTACTACATC CCGGAGAGCAAGGAGATGTTCCACCGCGGCTCGGGGCTGAATCTGACCAGCGGGCAGTACACGGCCCCTGTTGCAGGGTACTACAGCTTCACTGCCACGCTGCACATGG TGCGCAGCGAGCAGCGGAGGAAGGGGCAGCCGAGCAGTGGGAATCGCCTGCAGGTGCTGATCTGCGTGCAGTCCCGCTGCCAGCACAACAG CAATTTAGAGACCGTGTCCTGGCTGGAGAGCGGTGGTGACCTTTTCACCGTCTCTGTCACCGGAGTCCTTTACCTGCAG GCTGGGCAGTACGCTTCTGTTTTTGTGGACAACTCTGCAGGCTCTCCCCTCACCGTTCAAAGTGGCTCCGATTTCAGCGCCGTTCTGCTGGGGGTGTGA
- the ILKAP gene encoding integrin-linked kinase-associated serine/threonine phosphatase 2C isoform X5, with amino-acid sequence MAAKKARERDLLLCIGHLTSVQVPACYVAALGITCSEVQCHVLPPPPLPILQKVPDVLLQDGGHTSLQCQGSVGILGLKGYVAERKGEREDMQDAHVILNDITEECQPLPSQITRVSYFAVFDGHGGVRASKFAAQNLHQNLIKKFPKGEVVSVEKTVKRCLLDTFKHTDEEFLKQASSQKPAWKDGSTATCVLAVDNILYIANLGDSRAILCRYNEESQKHAALSLSKEHNPTQYEERMRIQKAGGNVRDGRVLGVLEVSRSIGDGQYKRCGVISVPDIKRCQLTHNDRFILIACDGLFKVFTPEEAVNFIVSCLEDKNIQTREGKLEADARYEAACNRLANKAVQRGSADNVTVMVVRIEH; translated from the exons ATGGCTGCTAAGAAAGCCAGGGAGAGAGACTTGCTGTTATGTATAGGACACTTGACTTCTGTGCAGGTGCCTGCGTGTTATGTTGCAGCTTTGGGAATAACATGTTCAGAG GTTCAGTGCCACGTGCttcccccgcctcccctccccatTTTG CAGAAGGTGCCAGATGTTTTGTTGCAGGACGGGGGCCATACTTCGCTGCAGTGCCAGG GGTCAGTGGGCATTCTTGGATTGAAGGGTTATGTGGCAGAGAGGAAAGGTGAAAGAGAAGACATGCAGGATGCACATGTCATCTTAAATGATATCACCGAGGAATGCCAGCCTCTGCCCTCCCAAAT CACACGTGTCTCGTACTTTGCTGTTTTTGATGGCCACGGGGGAGTCCGAGCCTCAAAATTTGCAGCACAGAATCTGCACCAAAACCTGATTAAGAAATTTCCTAAAG GTGAGGTAGTCAGCGTGGAGAAAACTGTGAAGAGATGTCTTTTGGACACCTTCAAGCACACAGATGAAGAGTTTCTAAAGCAGGCATCCAGCCA GAAACCAGCATGGAAAGATGGCTCCACAGCTACTTGTGTCTTAGCTGTTGACAATATTCTCTACATAGCCAACCTCGGGGACAGCCGG GCGATTCTGTGTCGTTATAATGAAGAGAGTCAGAAACACGCAGCCTTAAGCCTCAGTAAGGAGCACAACCCCACCCAATATGAGGAGCGTATGCGGATACAGAAAGCTGGGGGAAATGTCAG AGACGGAAGAGTCCTAGGAGTGCTGGAGGTTTCCCGCTCCATTGGGGATGGCCAGTACAAACGCTGTGGTGTTATCTCCGTGCCAGATATCAAACGCTGCCAACTCACGCACAACGACAG GTTCATTCTGATAGCGTGTGATGGCCTCTTTAAAGTCTTTACACCAGAAGAAGCTGTGAACTTCATTGTGTCCTGCTTGGAG GATAAGAACATCCAGACGAGAGAAGGGAAGCTAGAAGCAGATGCTAGATACGAAGCTGCGTGCAACAGACTAGCCAACAAGGCAGTACAGCGAGGGTCGGCAGACAACGTCACGGTCATGGTGGTCCGGATAGAGCACTGA
- the KLHL30 gene encoding kelch-like protein 30 isoform X1 has protein sequence MVRNVDDYDFCLPSHAQGVLEGLQRLRANPKLADVTLVAGGQEFPCHRGVLALCSHYFYAMFSGDFAESIAARVELKEVDSGALQTLLDFAYTGKVTINQGNVEGLMRTSSQLHFPTIQKVCSRYLRQQMDATNCLGICEFGESHGCPEVSSKAWSFLQENFEAVSQQEEFLQLSKERLAIYLSHDQLQVQEEQSLAEAVLRWVRHDPGPRAQFLPELLELAHLVSLPDQYLQNLLATEPLIRDSDASKALVARSRATGQSDAGTQKKPATPPQKLEEVLVVVGGRVLEESEDEDGGLQMPATTRNFAFYNPKSRRWMALPDFPDYNKWGFSLVALNNDVYVTGGSRGSQNDTWSTTQAWRFCLRDSTWKPIASMLRARTNHTSAVLNGEIYVIGVSCHPTGTTVDVVEVERYDPYNKSWCATSPALKYVSNFAATSCLGKLYLVGSCAVKYNALTLQCYNPVQDLWSVITSPFIPKYLSAPRCATLHGLIYLIGDNTKKVHVYNPEANIWQKVQLLHTLHENGGMVPLGDRLFVTGGHWKGMDGDYRVEMEVYDCAKDLWTREGSLPCLWLFHSSSSIFMDTSKWTEAFRSDHGW, from the exons ATGGTGAGGAACGTGGACGACTACGACTTCTGCCTGCCTTCGCACGCCCAGGgtgtgctggaggggctgcagcggCTGCGCGCCAACCCCAAACTGGCAGACGTGACGCTGGTGGCAGGCGGGCAGGAGTTCCCCTGCCACCGTGGCGTCCTGGCCCTCTGCAGCCACTACTTCTATGCCATGTTCTCCGGCGACTTCGCCGAGAGCATCGCAGCACGGGTGGAGCTGAAGGAGGTGGACTCCGGCGCCCTGCAGACGCTGCTCGACTTCGCCTACACAGGGAAGGTCACCATCAACCAGGGTAACGTGGAGGGGCTGATGCggacctccagccagctccaCTTCCCCACTATCCAGAAGGTTTGCAGCCGCTACCTCCGGCAGCAGATGGATGCCACCAACTGCCTAGGTATCTGCGAGTTCGGTGAGAGCCACGGCTGCCCTGAGGTCTCTTCCAAGGCCTGGTCTTTCTTGCAGGAGAACTTTGAAGCTGTCTCTCAGCAGGAGGAGTTCCTCCAGCTCTCCAAGGAGAGGTTGGCCATCTACCTCTCTCACGACCAGCtgcaggtgcaggaggagcagagcctggctgaGGCCGTGCTGCGCTGGGTACGCCACGACCCAGGGCCCCGAGCCCAGTTCCTGCccgagctgctggagctggcccACCTCGTCTCGCTGCCTGACCAGTACCTGCAGAACCTGCTTGCCACTGAGCCCCTCATCCGTGACTCAGATGCCAGCAAGGCTCTTGTTGCCCGATCTCGTGCCACG GGGCAGAGTGATGCTGGTACCCAGAAGAAACCCGCGACCCCACCACAGAAGCTGGaggaggtgctggtggtggtTGGTGGCCGTGTGCTGGAGGAGagcgaggatgaggatgggggaCTGCAGATGCCGGCCACCACCAGGAACTTCGCCTTCTACAACCCCAAAAGCA GGCGTTGGATGGCTCTTCCCGACTTCCCTGATTACAACAAATGGGGCTTTTCCCTGGTGGCTCTGAACAATGACGTGTATGTCACAG GTGGCTCCCGGGGGTCCCAGAACGACACGTGGTCAACGACCCAGGCCTGGCGCTTCTGCCTCAGGGACAGCACCTGGAAGCCCATTGCTTCCATGCTGAGAGCCCGGACAAACCACACCAGCGCTGTCCTGAATGGCGAGATCTATGTCATTGGGG TGTCCTGCCACCCCACAGGGACAACAGTGGACGTGGTGGAGGTGGAGCGCTACGACCCCTACAACAAGAGCTGGTGTGCCACCAGCCCAGCCCTCAAGTATGTGAGCAATTTTGCAGCCACCAGCTGCTTGGGCAAGCTCTACCTGGTGGGCTCCTGTGCCGTCAAGTACAACGCGCTCACCCTGCAGTGCTACAACCCTGTCCAAG ATTTGTGGAGTGTGATCACGTCCCCCTTCATCCCCAAGTACCTCTCGGCCCCGCGCTGTGCCACCCTCCACGGGCTCATCTACCTCATCGGGGACAACACGAAGAAGGTCCACGTGTACAACCCAGAGGCCAACATCTGGCAGAAG GTGCAGCTCCTGCACACACTCCATGAGAACGGCGGGATGGTGCCGCTGGGCGACCGGCTCTTTGTCACCGGTGGCCACTGGAAGGGCATGGACGGGGACTACCGGGTGGAGATGGAGGTGTACGACTGCGCCAAGGACCTCTGGACACGGgagggctccctgccctgcctctggctcttccacagctcctcctccatCTTCATGGACACGTCCAAGTGGACAGAGGCTTTCCGCAGTGACCATGGGTGGTAG